One Tolypothrix bouteillei VB521301 DNA window includes the following coding sequences:
- a CDS encoding DUF4090 family protein, whose amino-acid sequence MTTEINQNDPTTKGADAIDEAIARGIDFDGSPIPPAKLDLYQKVMGLEANRQRSGVSNTMRSRIVRIGAKHIPQAELNQMLEDAGFAPLKEKEIAFYYSK is encoded by the coding sequence ATGACAACTGAAATTAATCAAAACGATCCAACAACCAAGGGTGCTGATGCAATTGATGAAGCGATCGCACGAGGAATTGATTTCGATGGTTCTCCCATTCCCCCGGCTAAGTTAGATCTCTATCAGAAAGTCATGGGGCTAGAAGCAAACAGACAGCGCAGTGGGGTCTCAAATACAATGCGATCGCGCATTGTCAGAATTGGAGCAAAACACATTCCCCAAGCCGAACTCAATCAAATGTTAGAAGACGCGGGTTTTGCACCTTTGAAAGAGAAAGAAATTGCTTTTTATTACAGTAAATAG
- a CDS encoding Maf family protein has translation MNIPPFVLASASPARRRLLQTIGIEAIVRPSNFDESQVQLSDPAQLVQTLAKNKAATVVPQFQYALIMGCDSVLYMGGEIHGKPADPEEARQRWQKMQGSFGDLYTGHALIDVSQNVSLLRYQVTRVYFAQLDSSTIDAYVATGEPLKCAGAFALEGYGSLFVEKIEGCHSNVIGLSLPLLRQMIEELGYKITDFWQNCEMANS, from the coding sequence ATGAACATCCCACCTTTTGTATTAGCTTCTGCATCTCCTGCACGTCGTCGTCTTCTTCAGACAATTGGAATTGAAGCCATAGTTCGTCCCAGTAATTTCGATGAATCTCAAGTTCAATTAAGCGATCCCGCACAGCTCGTGCAAACTTTGGCGAAAAACAAAGCAGCAACTGTAGTTCCCCAGTTTCAATACGCTCTCATTATGGGTTGTGATTCTGTTCTCTATATGGGGGGTGAAATTCATGGCAAACCTGCAGATCCAGAAGAAGCACGCCAACGCTGGCAAAAAATGCAAGGAAGTTTTGGTGACCTCTACACGGGTCATGCGTTAATCGATGTTTCTCAAAATGTTAGTTTGTTAAGGTATCAGGTTACAAGAGTTTACTTTGCACAACTCGACTCCAGTACCATTGATGCTTATGTTGCTACAGGAGAACCTCTCAAATGTGCTGGTGCATTTGCACTTGAAGGTTATGGTAGTTTGTTTGTAGAAAAAATTGAAGGTTGTCACAGCAATGTTATCGGATTAAGTTTACCTCTCCTGCGGCAAATGATAGAGGAACTGGGGTATAAAATTACGGATTTTTGGCAAAATTGTGAAATGGCTAATAGCTAA
- the psbP gene encoding photosystem II reaction center PsbP: MWKRIAFILLLVFSFTLSHSDVAIAAGLRSYVNTTDGYEFSYPNGWVQVKVANGPDVVFHDIIEPSENVSVVISPVPDGKTLKELGTPGEVGYKLGKNALAPEGSGREAELVNAQEREYKGITYYKLEYLVKLPGNQQRHNLANVAVSRGKLFTFNASVTEKRWSRVQRLIEEAVNSFSVY, from the coding sequence ATGTGGAAACGAATTGCGTTCATTTTGCTATTGGTGTTTAGTTTCACTCTAAGTCATTCTGATGTAGCGATCGCAGCTGGTCTCAGAAGTTATGTTAATACCACTGATGGCTATGAGTTTTCATATCCTAACGGCTGGGTGCAAGTTAAAGTCGCCAACGGACCCGACGTGGTTTTTCATGACATTATTGAACCAAGTGAAAATGTTTCTGTGGTTATTAGCCCTGTTCCAGATGGTAAAACTCTCAAAGAACTGGGAACACCAGGAGAAGTAGGTTACAAATTAGGGAAAAATGCTCTTGCGCCTGAAGGATCTGGTCGTGAAGCCGAACTAGTTAATGCTCAAGAACGAGAATATAAAGGCATAACCTACTATAAATTGGAGTATTTAGTTAAATTGCCCGGAAATCAACAACGTCACAATCTTGCCAATGTTGCAGTTAGCCGTGGTAAACTTTTTACCTTCAATGCTTCCGTTACCGAAAAACGTTGGTCTAGAGTTCAAAGACTTATAGAAGAAGCTGTAAATTCTTTTTCTGTATATTAG
- a CDS encoding SDR family NAD(P)-dependent oxidoreductase produces MAPTVLITGSSQGIGKATALLFARKGYDLVLTARRIELLESVAQEIQALGHQTPLVVSCDVTDPLQVNTLVEKALDRFGCIDVLINNAGRFAEGPVEAFSLSDWHDIIDLNLWGYIHTINALLPHFLQRKKGTIVNLSSIGGKAATPYVVPYCTSKFAVTGLTESLHAELKPKGIHVCGIYPNLIKSSLMERTVFRGNDEQDAQSRREQLENILKFPGVEKPEDVANAIWDAVHNHKSEVLVGSANISQGFNKLFPSFLQWASRQALKNKDN; encoded by the coding sequence ATGGCTCCCACAGTACTTATCACAGGTAGTTCTCAAGGGATAGGAAAAGCGACTGCACTTCTGTTTGCTCGTAAGGGGTACGATCTTGTATTGACTGCACGTCGTATTGAGCTTTTAGAAAGTGTGGCGCAAGAAATACAGGCTCTCGGTCATCAAACACCACTCGTAGTTTCTTGTGATGTGACAGATCCCTTACAAGTCAATACATTAGTTGAAAAAGCTTTAGATCGTTTTGGGTGTATTGATGTATTGATAAATAATGCAGGGAGATTTGCTGAAGGACCAGTAGAAGCTTTTTCCCTGAGCGATTGGCATGATATCATAGACCTCAATTTGTGGGGATATATTCATACAATTAACGCTCTTTTGCCTCATTTTCTCCAACGCAAAAAAGGAACTATCGTGAATCTCAGTTCTATTGGTGGTAAAGCAGCAACGCCATACGTAGTTCCATACTGTACTAGCAAGTTTGCCGTTACTGGTTTGACAGAATCATTACATGCAGAATTAAAACCTAAGGGTATTCACGTTTGTGGTATTTACCCAAATTTAATTAAAAGTAGCCTGATGGAGAGAACTGTTTTTCGCGGTAACGACGAGCAGGATGCTCAAAGTCGTCGGGAACAACTAGAAAATATCTTAAAATTTCCTGGAGTTGAGAAGCCTGAGGATGTAGCAAATGCTATTTGGGATGCTGTCCACAACCATAAATCTGAGGTATTGGTAGGTTCGGCAAATATTTCGCAAGGGTTCAATAAATTATTTCCCAGTTTCTTACAATGGGCTTCCCGACAAGCTTTGAAGAATAAGGATAATTAG
- a CDS encoding CPXCG motif-containing cysteine-rich protein, with amino-acid sequence MQTTAEYYCAFCGEPNTTFVDLSAGGQQSYVEDCQVCCHPNILYVRIDEDTLDVEIDTEYEE; translated from the coding sequence ATGCAAACAACAGCGGAATATTATTGCGCCTTCTGTGGCGAACCGAACACAACTTTTGTGGATCTCAGTGCGGGTGGTCAGCAATCTTACGTAGAGGATTGTCAAGTTTGCTGTCATCCCAATATTTTATACGTGCGGATAGATGAAGATACGCTTGATGTTGAAATCGATACGGAGTACGAAGAGTAA
- a CDS encoding B12-binding domain-containing radical SAM protein: MTSSVFSAERLLFERATSSTGAVPTIFAFPNEYSVGITSLGYQVVWATLAVRSDVQVSRLFTDTREQLPRNPELVGFSMSWELDYVNVLNLLESLAIPIRANLRGDRDPIVFGGGPVLTANPEPFADFFDVILLGEGENLLGSFIEAYKEVRNADRQSKLKALAQVPGVYVPSLYEVEYHPSNGTIKSIKPTSAEIPSIVHKQTYRGNILSASTVVTEKAAWENIYMVEVVRSCPEMCRFCLASYLTLPFRTASLESSLIPAIEKGLSVTNRLGLLGASVTQHPEFEALLNYISQPKYDDVRLSIASVRTNTVTVQLAQTLAKRDTKSLTIAVESGSEKVRRIVNKKLQNDEIVTAAINAKAGGLSGLKLYGMVGIPGEEPEDLDATVAMMRELKKAAPGLRLTLGCSTFVPKSHTPFQWFGVNPQAEKRLQFLQKQFKPQGIDFRPESYNWSIIQTLLSRGDRRLSEMLELTRSFGDSLGSYKRAFKQLRGKIPDLDFYVYANWSTEQILPWHHLQGPLPQTTLLKHLADATSYFPSSQKELQPLS; the protein is encoded by the coding sequence GTGACATCTTCTGTATTTTCTGCGGAACGCCTTTTATTTGAAAGAGCTACTTCCTCTACTGGGGCTGTTCCTACTATATTTGCCTTTCCAAACGAATATAGTGTGGGCATTACAAGCCTTGGATATCAAGTAGTATGGGCTACTCTGGCTGTGCGTTCGGATGTACAGGTGAGTCGTTTATTCACTGATACTCGCGAACAACTTCCTAGAAATCCTGAATTAGTAGGTTTTTCCATGTCTTGGGAGTTGGATTACGTCAACGTGTTGAACTTGCTTGAATCTTTAGCGATTCCCATTAGAGCAAATTTGAGAGGCGATCGCGACCCCATTGTTTTTGGCGGTGGTCCCGTGCTTACAGCCAACCCCGAACCTTTTGCGGATTTCTTTGATGTCATCTTGCTAGGAGAGGGCGAAAATTTATTAGGGAGTTTTATAGAAGCGTATAAAGAAGTTAGAAACGCAGACAGACAAAGCAAGCTCAAAGCTCTAGCACAAGTTCCCGGTGTTTATGTCCCCAGCTTATATGAAGTGGAGTATCATCCATCAAATGGAACCATTAAATCAATTAAACCTACGTCTGCAGAAATTCCCAGTATAGTACACAAGCAAACTTACAGGGGAAATATCCTCTCAGCATCCACTGTCGTGACAGAAAAAGCAGCTTGGGAAAACATCTACATGGTAGAAGTGGTAAGAAGTTGTCCCGAAATGTGTCGTTTCTGTTTGGCTAGTTATCTCACACTCCCTTTTAGAACTGCTAGTCTGGAAAGCTCGTTAATTCCAGCGATTGAAAAAGGGTTATCAGTGACTAACCGCCTGGGATTGCTTGGGGCTTCAGTGACCCAACATCCAGAGTTTGAGGCTTTGCTCAATTACATCAGTCAGCCAAAGTACGATGACGTGCGTCTCAGTATTGCCTCAGTACGAACCAATACAGTGACAGTACAGCTAGCACAAACTTTAGCAAAACGAGACACAAAATCGCTGACAATCGCTGTAGAAAGTGGTTCTGAAAAAGTGCGACGTATTGTAAATAAGAAGTTGCAAAATGACGAAATTGTGACAGCTGCAATCAATGCGAAAGCGGGAGGGTTATCAGGTTTAAAACTTTATGGAATGGTAGGAATTCCCGGTGAAGAACCAGAAGATTTGGATGCAACAGTCGCAATGATGCGCGAACTCAAAAAAGCTGCTCCTGGTCTGCGGCTCACACTAGGATGCAGTACATTTGTACCGAAATCACACACTCCCTTCCAATGGTTTGGAGTCAATCCTCAAGCAGAAAAACGACTGCAGTTTTTGCAAAAGCAATTTAAACCTCAAGGGATAGATTTTCGACCGGAAAGCTACAACTGGTCGATTATCCAAACTTTATTGTCGAGAGGCGATCGCCGACTTTCCGAGATGCTGGAACTCACGCGTTCTTTTGGAGATTCCTTAGGTAGCTACAAACGTGCTTTTAAACAACTTAGAGGAAAAATTCCCGACCTAGATTTTTACGTTTATGCTAACTGGTCAACAGAGCAAATACTTCCTTGGCATCACTTGCAAGGACCGTTGCCTCAGACTACACTATTGAAACATCTAGCAGATGCAACCAGCTATTTCCCATCATCTCAGAAAGAACTACAGCCCTTGAGTTAA
- a CDS encoding SemiSWEET transporter: protein MDFVMVLGLLAATITTFSFFPQVLKTWQTKSAKDVSYIMLISFNTGIFLWLLYGIALKSLPIILANSVSLVFNLIILWLKIKYR from the coding sequence ATGGATTTTGTGATGGTGTTAGGCTTGCTTGCTGCCACAATTACAACATTTTCCTTTTTTCCACAAGTGTTGAAAACATGGCAAACAAAATCAGCAAAAGATGTTTCCTACATTATGCTGATTTCTTTCAACACGGGCATATTCTTATGGTTGCTCTATGGCATTGCTCTCAAATCCTTGCCAATTATTCTTGCTAACAGCGTCAGCTTAGTTTTTAACCTGATAATTCTATGGCTTAAAATTAAATATAGATAA
- the aroC gene encoding chorismate synthase, protein MGNTFGHLFRVTTFGESHGGGVGVVIDGCPPRLEISTEEIQVELDRRRPGQSKITTPRKEADSCEILSGVFEGKTLGTPIGILVRNKDTRSQDYDEMSVKYRPSHADATYDAKYGIRNWQGGGRSSARETIGRVAAGAIAKKILRQVANVEVIGYVKRIKDLEAAIDPNTVTLEQVESNIVRCPDAECAERMIELIEQTGRQGDSIGGVVECVARNVPKGLGDPVFDKLEAELAKGVMSLPASKGFEIGSGFAGTLLTGFEHNDEFYIDESGEIRTTTNHSGGIQGGISNGENIILRVAFKPTATIRKEQKTVTNEGEETVLAGKGRHDPCVLPRAVPMVEAMVAIVLCDRLLQHYGQCKVL, encoded by the coding sequence ATGGGCAATACTTTTGGGCATTTGTTTCGCGTTACTACTTTTGGTGAATCCCACGGAGGCGGTGTGGGAGTCGTTATAGACGGTTGTCCTCCACGACTGGAAATTTCTACAGAGGAAATTCAAGTAGAACTGGACAGGCGTCGTCCCGGACAAAGTAAGATTACCACTCCTCGCAAGGAAGCAGACTCTTGTGAGATTTTATCTGGAGTGTTTGAAGGGAAAACTCTGGGAACACCAATAGGAATTTTGGTGCGTAACAAAGATACCCGTTCTCAAGATTACGATGAGATGTCTGTTAAGTATCGCCCGTCTCACGCCGATGCAACTTACGATGCAAAATACGGCATTCGCAATTGGCAAGGTGGAGGTAGATCCTCAGCACGAGAGACTATTGGGCGAGTCGCTGCAGGTGCGATCGCGAAAAAAATTCTTCGCCAAGTTGCTAACGTGGAAGTCATAGGTTACGTCAAGCGCATCAAAGATTTAGAAGCGGCGATCGATCCAAACACTGTTACTTTAGAACAAGTTGAGAGCAATATCGTTCGTTGTCCTGATGCTGAATGTGCAGAACGGATGATTGAACTGATCGAACAAACGGGGAGACAAGGAGATTCCATTGGTGGAGTCGTGGAATGTGTAGCCCGAAATGTACCCAAAGGTTTGGGCGATCCGGTGTTTGATAAGTTGGAAGCCGAGCTTGCTAAAGGTGTCATGTCCCTTCCTGCTAGTAAAGGATTTGAAATTGGTTCTGGTTTTGCAGGAACTTTGTTAACAGGGTTTGAGCATAACGACGAATTTTATATTGATGAGAGCGGTGAAATTCGTACCACCACAAACCATTCTGGGGGAATTCAGGGTGGGATTTCCAACGGTGAGAATATTATTTTGCGTGTTGCTTTTAAGCCAACAGCAACTATTAGAAAAGAACAAAAAACAGTTACCAATGAAGGAGAAGAGACCGTTTTAGCAGGTAAAGGACGCCACGACCCTTGCGTGTTACCTCGTGCTGTACCGATGGTAGAAGCAATGGTGGCAATTGTACTGTGCGATCGCTTATTGCAGCATTACGGTCAGTGCAAAGTTTTGTAG
- a CDS encoding type II toxin-antitoxin system VapC family toxin, producing the protein MGYLLDTCVISDFIKGEENTLKRLKSTSPVDIFISSLTLMEVKYGLAINPQKALKIQSALETFLSSITTLSFAASEAEQAAQIRSILKTAGTPIGAYDLLIAATALTHHHILVTSNEREFQRVPNLQMENWRSS; encoded by the coding sequence ATGGGTTATTTACTAGATACTTGTGTAATTAGTGATTTTATTAAGGGAGAAGAAAATACACTTAAGCGATTAAAATCTACTTCTCCTGTTGATATTTTTATTTCATCCTTAACACTAATGGAAGTGAAATATGGATTAGCGATTAATCCCCAAAAGGCTCTTAAAATTCAATCGGCGCTCGAAACTTTCTTAAGTTCAATTACGACATTATCTTTTGCTGCGTCAGAAGCCGAACAAGCTGCTCAGATTAGAAGTATCCTGAAAACAGCAGGTACTCCTATCGGTGCATATGATTTACTAATTGCAGCAACAGCACTAACTCATCATCATATTCTTGTAACATCTAACGAGAGAGAATTTCAAAGAGTACCTAATTTGCAAATGGAGAATTGGCGTTCTTCTTAA
- a CDS encoding UDP-glucose dehydrogenase family protein: protein MRVCVIGTGYVGLVTGACLAHIGHDVICVDNNEEKVKIMKSGQSPIFEPGLSEIMQSAINAEKIQFTTDLAAGVAHGEILFIAVGTPPLPTGESDTRYVEAVARGIGAHLNGGYKVIVNKSTVPIGSGDWVRMIVLDGIAERQKTLVTAGGGSELEKLPEITAEFDVVSNPEFLREGSAVYDTFNPDRIVVGGNSPRALALMQQLYTPIVERKFAEDPSLPPVPVLTTDLSSAEMIKYAANAFLATKISFINEVANICDRVGADVTQVAKGIGLDSRIGNKFLNAGIGWGGSCFPKDVAALIHTADDYGYEAQLMKAAVSVNERQRLIAIEKLQQALKILKGKSIGLLGLTFKPDTDDMRDAPALNIIEQLNRLGAKVKAYDPIVSQTGMRHGLSGVLVETDAERLADGCDALVLVTEWEQFKNLDYAKMAQLMSHPVMVDGRNYLDPETMIRAGFQYIGVGR, encoded by the coding sequence ATGCGTGTTTGTGTTATAGGTACTGGTTACGTTGGTTTGGTTACAGGTGCGTGCTTAGCTCACATTGGTCATGATGTTATTTGTGTAGACAATAACGAAGAGAAAGTTAAAATTATGAAGTCCGGGCAATCACCGATATTTGAGCCGGGACTCTCAGAAATTATGCAATCTGCAATTAACGCAGAAAAGATTCAATTTACTACAGATTTGGCTGCAGGCGTTGCTCACGGAGAAATTTTGTTTATTGCAGTCGGAACACCGCCTCTACCAACTGGTGAAAGCGATACTCGTTACGTTGAAGCAGTTGCTCGCGGTATTGGCGCTCACTTAAACGGTGGTTATAAAGTTATTGTTAACAAGTCTACAGTACCTATCGGTTCTGGAGACTGGGTAAGAATGATTGTTTTAGATGGTATTGCCGAACGTCAAAAAACACTTGTGACTGCAGGTGGTGGTTCGGAATTAGAAAAATTGCCTGAAATTACAGCAGAGTTTGATGTAGTCAGTAACCCAGAGTTTCTGCGGGAAGGTTCAGCAGTATATGATACCTTCAACCCAGACCGTATTGTTGTGGGAGGTAACAGCCCCAGAGCTCTCGCTTTGATGCAACAACTCTATACTCCCATTGTTGAGCGCAAATTTGCCGAAGATCCGTCTTTACCTCCAGTACCTGTATTGACAACAGATTTGAGTTCGGCAGAAATGATTAAATATGCTGCTAACGCTTTCTTGGCAACTAAGATTAGTTTTATTAACGAAGTTGCTAACATTTGCGATCGCGTTGGTGCTGACGTGACTCAAGTTGCAAAAGGTATCGGTTTAGACTCCCGTATCGGTAACAAGTTCTTGAACGCTGGTATCGGTTGGGGTGGTTCTTGTTTCCCTAAAGATGTTGCAGCATTAATTCATACTGCTGATGACTACGGTTATGAAGCTCAGTTAATGAAAGCAGCTGTAAGCGTTAACGAGCGCCAGCGATTAATTGCCATTGAAAAACTACAGCAAGCTTTGAAAATTCTTAAAGGTAAATCTATTGGATTGTTAGGTTTAACCTTTAAGCCCGATACAGACGATATGCGCGATGCGCCCGCTCTCAATATTATCGAGCAGTTGAACCGCTTGGGCGCAAAAGTGAAAGCTTATGACCCAATTGTTTCCCAAACAGGTATGCGTCATGGTTTGAGCGGCGTATTGGTAGAAACCGATGCTGAAAGACTTGCTGATGGTTGTGATGCATTGGTACTTGTCACTGAATGGGAACAATTCAAAAACTTAGATTATGCCAAAATGGCTCAACTTATGAGTCATCCAGTCATGGTTGATGGTCGTAATTATCTTGACCCAGAGACAATGATTCGGGCTGGTTTCCAGTATATTGGTGTTGGTCGGTAG
- a CDS encoding UDP-glucuronic acid decarboxylase family protein → MRILVTGGAGFIGSHLIDRLITDGHEVICLDNFYTGHKRNILKWLDHPYFEMIRHDITEPIRLEVDQIYHLACPASPVHYQYNPVKTVKTNVMGTLNMLGLAKRVKARFLLASTSEVYGDPNVHPQSEEYWGNVNPIGIRSCYDEGKRIAETLAFDYYRQNKVDVRVARIFNTYGPRMLENDGRVVSNFVVQALRGTPLTVYGEGSQTRSFCYVSDLVDGLMRLMNNEYVGPVNLGNPDEYTILELAQAVQNLVNPDAKIQFEPLPSDDPRRRRPDITRAKTWLNWEPSVPLQQGLKLTVEDFRERIKNGQ, encoded by the coding sequence ATGAGAATTTTGGTAACAGGCGGTGCTGGGTTTATTGGCTCCCATCTTATCGATCGGTTAATAACCGATGGACATGAAGTGATTTGCCTTGACAACTTTTATACAGGACACAAACGTAATATCCTGAAATGGTTGGATCACCCATATTTCGAGATGATCCGTCATGACATCACCGAGCCAATTAGATTAGAAGTCGATCAAATTTACCATTTGGCTTGTCCTGCTTCCCCAGTACATTACCAGTACAATCCCGTAAAAACAGTTAAAACCAACGTGATGGGTACGTTGAATATGTTGGGGTTGGCTAAGCGTGTCAAAGCAAGATTTTTGTTAGCTTCAACAAGTGAAGTATACGGAGATCCAAACGTTCATCCTCAAAGTGAAGAGTACTGGGGTAATGTGAATCCTATTGGAATTCGCTCTTGCTATGACGAAGGAAAACGCATTGCAGAAACTTTGGCTTTTGATTACTACAGACAAAACAAAGTAGATGTCCGTGTTGCCAGAATATTTAACACCTACGGACCTCGAATGCTGGAAAATGACGGTCGGGTCGTTAGCAACTTTGTGGTTCAAGCATTGCGGGGAACTCCTCTGACTGTTTATGGAGAGGGTTCGCAAACCCGCAGTTTTTGCTATGTCTCTGATTTGGTAGACGGTCTGATGCGTCTGATGAATAACGAATACGTCGGTCCAGTGAATTTGGGAAATCCTGATGAGTATACAATTCTGGAGTTAGCCCAAGCGGTGCAAAACTTAGTTAACCCTGACGCAAAAATTCAGTTTGAGCCACTACCTTCTGACGATCCACGTCGTCGCCGCCCTGATATTACAAGAGCAAAAACTTGGTTAAATTGGGAACCTAGCGTTCCTTTGCAACAGGGGTTAAAACTGACTGTAGAAGATTTTCGCGAGCGCATTAAAAATGGCCAATAG